The proteins below come from a single Ailuropoda melanoleuca isolate Jingjing chromosome 1, ASM200744v2, whole genome shotgun sequence genomic window:
- the MRPL32 gene encoding 39S ribosomal protein L32, mitochondrial — MASAMLVLVVSPWPAARGLLRSCWELLQRKLQQSGPGFPSPLWGPALAVQGPAVFTELANDTSGSKEISSLSDSIFWMAAPKNRRSIEVNRCRRRNPQKLIKVKNNIDVCPECGHLKLKHVLCGFCYEKVCKETAEIRRQIGKQEGGPFKAPSMETVVLYTGEAPSEQDRGKRIVERDRKRPSWFTQN, encoded by the exons ATGGCGTCGGCCATGCTGGTGCTTGTCGTTTCACCGTGGCCCGCAGCCCGGGGACTCCTCCGGAGCTGTTGGGAACTACTACAGCGGAAACTTCAGCAGAGCGGGCCAGGTTTTCCCAGTCCTCTGTGGG gacCAGCATTAGCCGTCCAAGGTCCAGCTGTATTTACAGAACTAGCAAATGATACCAGTGGAAGTAAGGAGATTTCCAGCCTTTCAGATAGTATCTTTTGGATGGCAGCTCCTAAGAACAGACGCAGCATTGAAGTTAACCGCTGTAGGAGAAGAAACCCGCAGAAGCTTATTAAAGTTAAG aacaatatcGACGTTTGTCCTGAATGTGGTCACCTGAAACTGAAACACGTACTTTGTGGCTTCTGCTATGAGAAGGTGTGCAAGGAGACTGCAGAAATCAGAAGACAGATAGGGAAGCAAGAAGGGGGCCCTTTTAAGGCTCCTTCCATGGAGACTGTGGTGCTGTACACAGGAGAGGCACCGTCTGAACAAGATCGGGGTAAGAGAATCGTTGAACGAGACAGAAAGCGACCATCCTGGTTCACCCAGAATTAA